In a single window of the Solea senegalensis isolate Sse05_10M linkage group LG1, IFAPA_SoseM_1, whole genome shotgun sequence genome:
- the kif1ab gene encoding kinesin-like protein KIF1A isoform X4, translating to MLLTILISVSHYLPVQEYVVCVCVCVSPQGSPAVPPDHTPTCIMAAASVKVAVRVRPFNSREIGKDSKCIIQMTGNTTTILNPKQPKENKSFNFDYSYWSHTTPEDINYASQMQVYRDIGEEMLLHAFEGYNVCIFAYGQTGAGKSYTMMGRQEQDQQGIIPLLCEDLFTKINGSNNDNNMSYSVEVSYMEIYCERVRDLLNPKNKGNLRVREHPLMGPYVEDLSKLAVTSYNDIQDLMDSGNKARTVAATNMNETSSRSHAVFNIIFTQKKRDMETDNSSEKVSKISLVDLAGSERADSTGAKGTRLKEGANINKSLTTLGKVISALAEQDSAPNKNKKKKKVENFIPYRDSVLTWLLRENLGGNSRTAMVAALSPADINYDETLSTLRYADRAKQIRCNAVINEDPNNRLVRELKEEVARLKDLLYAQGLGDIIENLCDYKNFVNNRQAVDQRGDLSTVTHAMTGMSPSPSISALSSRAGSITNLHDRIFSPASEETIERLKETEKIIAELNETWEEKLRRTEAIRMEREALLAEMGVAMREDGGTLGVFSPKKTPHLVNLNEDPLMSECLLYYIKDGTTKVGRENAKSRQDIVLSGHFIKDEHCTFSSTIGPQGEGCVILEPCEGSETYVNGKRVTSPIVLRSGNRIIMGKSHVFRFNDPEQARLERERTPCAETPVEPVDWAFAQRELLEKQGIDMKQEMEQRLQELEDQYRKEREEASNLLEQQRLDYESKLEALQKQVDSRYLESPEEEEEPEEEGDAVKSMPWTEHETELALWAFRKWRFYQFTSLRDLLWGNAIFLKEANAISVELKKKVQFQFVLLTDTLYSPLPPDLLPPCVAKERESRPFPQTIVAVEVQDQKNGATHYWTLEKLRQRLDLMREMYDRAAELPSSAVEDCDHALTGGDPFYDRFPWFRLVGRAFVYLSNLLYPVPLVHRVAIVSEKGEVKGFLRVAVQAISADEEAPDYGSGVRQSGTAKISFEDKHFEKFQTETCPGVMSHSNTLQEELRIVEGEGQNAEMGISVDEVNNNTCEGKRATLESPSSPSKSLGLGLDLPLDLSPERALTHLRIGSTFTFRVTVLQASSISAEYADIFCQFNFIHRHDEAFSTEPLKNTGRGPPLGFYHVQNITVEVTKSFVEYIKTQPIVFEVFGHYQKQPFPPLCKDLISPLRPSRRQFPRVMPLSKPVPATKLSTLTRSTAGPCHAKYDLMVFFEICELEANGDYIPAVVDHRSGMPCHGTYLLHQGIQRRITVTIAHETGNDIEWKEVKELVIGRIRNTPEADETIIDPNILSLNILSSGYFWPKHDDNVSLGVDHRTFYRFEAAWDSSMHNSLLLNRVTPYREKIYITLSAYLEMENCTQPTVITKDFCMVFYSRDTKLPASRSIRNLFSTGCLRPSESNRVTGVYEVTLCHVADNGSPGMQRRRRRVLDTSVAYVRGEENLAGWRPRSDSLILDHQWELEKLSLLQEVEKTRHYLLLREKLEATLQAGQEVLYKSSDISDFAKSPVLSHSPSSSLTPESPNQRQRELAAKCLRLLMHTFNREYSQLSEMSASLRRDSSSSGLSTLTPSSTCPSLVEGHYDFRHTEPCSEASTPDLDPYSPVDRKKALRGYSFVPDIQEIRVSPIVSKKGYLHFLEPHTSGWVKRYVVVRRPYVYLYRSERDSVERAVINLSSAKVEYSEDKQTLLRTPNTFAVCTEHRGILLQAANDKEMHDWLYAFNPLLAGTIRSKLSRRKSVQSVPSAQRM from the exons ATGTTGCTGACAATTCTAATAAGTGTTTCTCATTATCTGCCTGTGCAGGAGTacgttgtctgtgtgtgtgtgtgtgtgtcgccacAAGGATCTCCAGCTGTTCCCCCTGATCACACACCCACCTGCATCATGGCAGCGGCGTCGGTGAAAGTCGCTGTGAGGGTTCGACCCTTTAACTCCAGAGAGATTGGGAAGGATAGTAAATGCATCATTCAGATGACGGGGAACACCACAA caatccTGAATCCAAAACagccaaaagaaaacaagagctTTAACTTTGACTATTCTTACTGGTCCCACACTACG CCAGAGGACATCAACTATGCGTCCCAGATGCAAGTGTACAGGGACATTGGAGAGGAGATGCTGCTCCATGCCTTTGAAGGCTACAACGTTTGCATATTTGCATATGGCCAGACAGGAGCAGGCAAAAGCTATACCATGATGGGACGACAGGAGCAGGACCAACAAGGAATCATTCCTCTG CTGTGCGAGGACCTCTTCACCAAAATCAATGGCAgcaataatgacaacaacatgTCTTACTCTGTGGAG GTGAGTTACATGGAGATTTACTGTGAGCGTGTGCGTGACCTGCTGAACCCCAAAAACAAAGGCAACCTGCGGGTCAGAGAGCATCCACTGATGGGACCCTATGTTGAAGATTTATCAAAACTAGCCGTCACCTCCTACAACGACATCCAGGACCTGATGGACTCTGGGAATAAAGCCAG GACTGTGGCTGCTACCAACATGAATGAGACCAGCAGTCGCTCCCACGCCGTCTTCAACATCATCTTCACACAGAAGAAACGCGACATGGAGACGGACAACAGTTCAGAAAAG GTCAGTAAGATCAGTCTGGTGGACTTGGCCGGCAGCGAGAGAGCCGACTCAACCGGAGCTAAAGGGACCAGACTGAAG GAAGGAGCAAACATCAACAAGTCTTTAACCACTCTGGGCAAAGTTATTTCTGCTCTAGCTGAACag GACTCTGCACCAAACAAG aacaagaaaaagaagaaggttgAAAATTTTATTCCATACAGAGATTCAGTCCTGACTTGGCTACTGAGGGAGAACTTAG gAGGAAACTCTCGCACTGCTATGGTGGCTGCCCTCAGCCCGGCTGATATCAACTATGATGAAACCCTTAGTACACTCCG GTACGCTGACCGCGCCAAACAGATTCGCTGCAATGCTGTGATCAACGAGGACCCCAACAACCGGCTGGTGCGTGAGCTGAAGGAGGAGGTGGCTCGACTCAAGGACCTGCTGTACGCACAGGGTCTGGGAGACATCATAGAGA ACCTGTGCGATTATAAGAACTTTGTAAATAATCGCCAGGCTGTCGATCAAAGGGGTGATCTCTCCACAGTGACACACGCCATGACAGGAATGAGCCCGTCTCCCTCCATTTCGGCCCTGTCCAGCCGTGCCGGCTCCATCACCAACCTTCATGATCGCATCTTCAGCCCGGCCAGTGAAGAGACCATCGAGAGGCTCAAG GAAACTGAGAAAATCATTGCTGAGCTCAATGAAACCTGGGAGGAGAAGCTGCGTCGTACGGAGGCCATTCGCATGGAGAG AGAGGCCCTGCTGGCTGAGATGGGTGTTGCCATGAGAGAAGACGGAGGCACCTTGGGTGTCTTCTCCCCGAAAAAG ACGCCTCACCTGGTGAACCTGAACGAAGACCCACTGATGTCTGAGTGTCTTCTCTATTACATTAAAGATGGCACTACAAA GGTTGGCCGTGAAAATGCCAAGAGTCGCCAAGACATTGTTCTCAGTGGCCATTTCATCAAAGATGAGCACTGCACATTCAGCAGCACCATAGGCCCTCAGGGAGAAG GATGTGTCATCCTTGAGCCATGCGAGGGATCAGAGACATATGTCAATGGGAAGAGAGTGACCTCACCTATTGTTCTGCGATCAG GGAATCGAATCATAATGGGAAAGAGCCACGTGTTTCGCTTCAACGACCCAGAGCAGGCTCGCCTGGAGCGAGAGAGGACGCCGTGCGCTGAGACGCCCGTGGAACCCGTCGACTGGGCCTTTGCTCAGAGAGAGCTGCTGGAGAAACAAGGCATCGACATGAAGCAGGAGATGGAGCAGAG GCTTCAGGAACTGGAGGATCAGTACCgtaaagaaagagaggaagccaGTAACCTGCTAGAACAGCAGAGACTG GACTATGAAAGTAAACTGGAGGCTCTTCAGAAACAGGTGGACTCTCGGTACCTGGAGTcacctgaggaagaggaggagcctgaaGAGGAAGGTGATGCGGTCaaatcaa TGCCTTGGACAGAGCATGAGACCGAGTTGGCTCTGTGGGCTTTCAGAAAGTGGCGTTTCTATCAGTTCACCTCTCTCAGAGATCTGCTTTGGGGCAATGCCATCTTTCTCAAGGAGGCCAACGCTATAAGCgtggagctgaagaagaag GTTCAGTTCCAGTTTGTCTTGTTGACGGACACTCTCTACTCCCCGTTGCCTCCTGACCTGCTGCCACCCTGTGTGGCCAAGGAGCGAGAAAGCAGACCTTTCCCTCAGACAATAGTGGCTGTGGAGGTGCAGGATCAGAAGAATGGAGCAACGCATTACTGGACTCTAGAGAAACTCAG ACAGAGGCTGGACCTGATGAGAGAAATGTATGACCGTGCTGCAGAACTCCCCAGCAGTGCTGTGGAGGACTGCGACCACGCCCTGACCGGAGGCGACCCCTTCTATGATCGCTTCCCCTGGTTCCGTCTTGTCGGCAG GGCTTTTGTGTACCTGAGTAACTTGCTGTACCCAGTACCACTGGTGCATCGTGTGGCCATTGTCAGTGAGAAAGGGGAAGTGAAAGGCTTCCTCAGAGTTGCTGTGCAGGCCATCTCAG CTGATGAGGAGGCCCCTGATTATGGCTCTGGTGTGAGGCAGTCTGGCACTGCCAAAATCTCCTTTGAAGACAAACATTTTGAGAAG TTCCAGACAGAGACGTGTCCTGGTGTTATGTCGCACTCCAACACCTTGCAGGAGGAGCTGAGAATTGTGGAGGGAGAAGGACAAAATGCTGAGATGGGAATCTCTGTGGACgaagtcaacaacaacacttgtgAAGGcaagaggg CCACACTGGAGTCTCCTAGCAGCCCATCCAAGAGTTTAGGTCTGGGTCTGGATCTTCCTCTGGACCTCTCTCCAGAGAGAGCGCTGACCCACCTGAGGATTGGCAGCACCTTTACCTTCAGAGTCACCGTCTTACAGGCATCCAGCATCTCAGCAGAGTATGCCGACATCTTCTGCCAGTTCAA TTTCATCCACCGTCATGACGAGGCTTTCTCCACGGAACCCCTGAAGAACACAGGCAGAGGACCTCCGCTTGGTTTCTACCACGTACAAAAT ATCACAGTGGAGGTGACCAAGTCTTTTGTGGAGTACATAAAGACTCAGCCAATCGTCTTTGAGGTGTTTGGTCATTATCAGAAACAACCCTTCCCTCCACTCTGCAAAGACCTGATCAG TCCACTGAGACCTTCCAGGAGACAGTTCCCCAGGGTGATGCCCTTATCCAAACCAG TGCCAGCCACAAAGCTCAGCACTTTGACTCGCTCCACTGCGGGACCATGCCACGCCAAATATGACCTCATGGTCTTCTTTGAGATCTGCGAGCTGGAGGCCAACGGGGA CTACATACCTGCTGTTGTTGACCACAGAAGTGGGATGCCCTGTCATGGCACGTACCTCTTACATCAG GGCATTCAGAGGAGGATCACAGTCACCATTGCTcatgaaacaggaaatgacatagAGTGGAAAGAGGTGAAAGAGCTGGTCATTG gTCGCATTCGAAACACACCAGAGGCCGATGAGACCATCATAGACCCCAACATTCTTTCCCTCAACATCCTGTCGTCTGGATACTTCTGGCCTAAGCATGATGACAA CGTCTCATTGGGAGTAGATCATAG AACGTTCTACCGGTTTGAGGCAGCGTGGGACAGTTCCATGCACAACTCTCTGCTCTTGAACAGAGTCACTCCCTACAGGGAGAAGATCTACATCACACTCTCTGCTTATTTGGag ATGGAGAACTGCACACAACCGACAGTGATCACCAAAGATTTTTGCATGGTTTTTTACTCTCGCGACACAAAGCTGCCGGCCTCTCGCTCCATCAGAAATCTCTTCAGCACTGGCTGCCTCCGTCCCTCTGAGAG TAACCGTGTCACAGGAGTTTATGAAGTCACTCTCTGTCACGTGGCAGACAATGGAAGTCCAg GCATGCAGCGCCGCCGCAGGCGTGTGCTGGATACTTCGGTGGCGTACGTCCGAGGAGAGGAGAACCTGGCTGGATGGAGGCCTCGCAGTGACAGTCTCATCCTTGACCACCAGTGGGAGCTGGAGAAACTCAGCTTACTGCAGGAG GTGGAGAAGACCCGACACTACCTGCTGCTGAGGGAGAAGCTGGAGGCGACTCTGCAGGCCGGACAGGAAGTGCTGTATAAAAGCAGTGACATCAGCGACTTCGCAAAGAGTCCCGTCCTCAGCCACAGTCCGAGCAGCAGCCTCACCCCCGAGAGCCCCAACCAGAGGCAGAGGGAGCTGGCGGCCAAG tGTTTGCGTCTGCTGATGCACACCTTCAACAGAGAGTACAGCCAG ctgtCTGAGATGTCTGCATCTTTAAGGAGGGACTCATCATCGTCTGGACTGAGCACGCTTACTCCGTCCTCTACCTGCCCATCACTGGTCGAAGGACACTATGACTTTAG GCATACTGAACCCTGTTCCGAGGCGTCAACTCCAGATCTGGACCCGTACAGCCCAGTGGACAGAAAGAAAGCTCTCAGAGGATACAGCTTTGTACCTGACATACAGGAAATACGTGTCAG CCCCATTGTGTCAAAGAAGGGCTACTTGCATTTCCTTGAGCCCCACACCAGTGGCTGGGTGAAGCGTTACGTGGTGGTGCGCAGGCCCTACGTCTACCTGTACCGcagcgagagagacagtgtgGAGAGAGCCGTCATCAACCTGTCCTCGGCAAAGGTGGAATACAGTGAGGACAAACAAACCTTACTACGG ACTCCCAACACGTTTGCTGTGTGCACTGAACATCGCGGGATCCTGCTGCAGGCTGCCAATGACAAAGAGATGCATGACTGGCTGTATGCTTTCAACCCTCTGTTAGCAGGGACTATCAG GTCAAAGCTCTCTCGGAGAAAGTCGGTGCAGTCGGTTCCGTCTGCTCAGAGGATGTGA
- the kif1ab gene encoding kinesin-like protein KIF1A isoform X2 has protein sequence MLLTILISVSHYLPVQEYVVCVCVCVSPQGSPAVPPDHTPTCIMAAASVKVAVRVRPFNSREIGKDSKCIIQMTGNTTTILNPKQPKENKSFNFDYSYWSHTTPEDINYASQMQVYRDIGEEMLLHAFEGYNVCIFAYGQTGAGKSYTMMGRQEQDQQGIIPLLCEDLFTKINGSNNDNNMSYSVEVSYMEIYCERVRDLLNPKNKGNLRVREHPLMGPYVEDLSKLAVTSYNDIQDLMDSGNKARTVAATNMNETSSRSHAVFNIIFTQKKRDMETDNSSEKVSKISLVDLAGSERADSTGAKGTRLKEGANINKSLTTLGKVISALAEQDSAPNKNKKKKKVENFIPYRDSVLTWLLRENLGGNSRTAMVAALSPADINYDETLSTLRYADRAKQIRCNAVINEDPNNRLVRELKEEVARLKDLLYAQGLGDIIENLCDYKNFVNNRQAVDQRGDLSTVTHAMTGMSPSPSISALSSRAGSITNLHDRIFSPASEETIERLKETEKIIAELNETWEEKLRRTEAIRMEREALLAEMGVAMREDGGTLGVFSPKKTPHLVNLNEDPLMSECLLYYIKDGTTKVGRENAKSRQDIVLSGHFIKDEHCTFSSTIGPQGEGCVILEPCEGSETYVNGKRVTSPIVLRSGNRIIMGKSHVFRFNDPEQARLERERTPCAETPVEPVDWAFAQRELLEKQGIDMKQEMEQRLQELEDQYRKEREEASNLLEQQRLDYESKLEALQKQVDSRYLESPEEEEEPEEEGDAVKSMPWTEHETELALWAFRKWRFYQFTSLRDLLWGNAIFLKEANAISVELKKKVQFQFVLLTDTLYSPLPPDLLPPCVAKERESRPFPQTIVAVEVQDQKNGATHYWTLEKLRQRLDLMREMYDRAAELPSSAVEDCDHALTGGDPFYDRFPWFRLVGRAFVYLSNLLYPVPLVHRVAIVSEKGEVKGFLRVAVQAISADEEAPDYGSGVRQSGTAKISFEDKHFEKFQTETCPGVMSHSNTLQEELRIVEGEGQNAEMGISVDEVNNNTCEGKRATLESPSSPSKSLGLGLDLPLDLSPERALTHLRIGSTFTFRVTVLQASSISAEYADIFCQFNFIHRHDEAFSTEPLKNTGRGPPLGFYHVQNITVEVTKSFVEYIKTQPIVFEVFGHYQKQPFPPLCKDLISPLRPSRRQFPRVMPLSKPVPATKLSTLTRSTAGPCHAKYDLMVFFEICELEANGDYIPAVVDHRSGMPCHGTYLLHQGIQRRITVTIAHETGNDIEWKEVKELVIGRIRNTPEADETIIDPNILSLNILSSGYFWPKHDDKTFYRFEAAWDSSMHNSLLLNRVTPYREKIYITLSAYLEMENCTQPTVITKDFCMVFYSRDTKLPASRSIRNLFSTGCLRPSESNRVTGVYEVTLCHVADNGSPGMQRRRRRVLDTSVAYVRGEENLAGWRPRSDSLILDHQWELEKLSLLQEVEKTRHYLLLREKLEATLQAGQEVLYKSSDISDFAKSPVLSHSPSSSLTPESPNQRQRELAAKCLRLLMHTFNREYSQVSSSASESKLSEMSASLRRDSSSSGLSTLTPSSTCPSLVEGHYDFRHTEPCSEASTPDLDPYSPVDRKKALRGYSFVPDIQEIRVSPIVSKKGYLHFLEPHTSGWVKRYVVVRRPYVYLYRSERDSVERAVINLSSAKVEYSEDKQTLLRTPNTFAVCTEHRGILLQAANDKEMHDWLYAFNPLLAGTIRSKLSRRKSVQSVPSAQRM, from the exons ATGTTGCTGACAATTCTAATAAGTGTTTCTCATTATCTGCCTGTGCAGGAGTacgttgtctgtgtgtgtgtgtgtgtgtcgccacAAGGATCTCCAGCTGTTCCCCCTGATCACACACCCACCTGCATCATGGCAGCGGCGTCGGTGAAAGTCGCTGTGAGGGTTCGACCCTTTAACTCCAGAGAGATTGGGAAGGATAGTAAATGCATCATTCAGATGACGGGGAACACCACAA caatccTGAATCCAAAACagccaaaagaaaacaagagctTTAACTTTGACTATTCTTACTGGTCCCACACTACG CCAGAGGACATCAACTATGCGTCCCAGATGCAAGTGTACAGGGACATTGGAGAGGAGATGCTGCTCCATGCCTTTGAAGGCTACAACGTTTGCATATTTGCATATGGCCAGACAGGAGCAGGCAAAAGCTATACCATGATGGGACGACAGGAGCAGGACCAACAAGGAATCATTCCTCTG CTGTGCGAGGACCTCTTCACCAAAATCAATGGCAgcaataatgacaacaacatgTCTTACTCTGTGGAG GTGAGTTACATGGAGATTTACTGTGAGCGTGTGCGTGACCTGCTGAACCCCAAAAACAAAGGCAACCTGCGGGTCAGAGAGCATCCACTGATGGGACCCTATGTTGAAGATTTATCAAAACTAGCCGTCACCTCCTACAACGACATCCAGGACCTGATGGACTCTGGGAATAAAGCCAG GACTGTGGCTGCTACCAACATGAATGAGACCAGCAGTCGCTCCCACGCCGTCTTCAACATCATCTTCACACAGAAGAAACGCGACATGGAGACGGACAACAGTTCAGAAAAG GTCAGTAAGATCAGTCTGGTGGACTTGGCCGGCAGCGAGAGAGCCGACTCAACCGGAGCTAAAGGGACCAGACTGAAG GAAGGAGCAAACATCAACAAGTCTTTAACCACTCTGGGCAAAGTTATTTCTGCTCTAGCTGAACag GACTCTGCACCAAACAAG aacaagaaaaagaagaaggttgAAAATTTTATTCCATACAGAGATTCAGTCCTGACTTGGCTACTGAGGGAGAACTTAG gAGGAAACTCTCGCACTGCTATGGTGGCTGCCCTCAGCCCGGCTGATATCAACTATGATGAAACCCTTAGTACACTCCG GTACGCTGACCGCGCCAAACAGATTCGCTGCAATGCTGTGATCAACGAGGACCCCAACAACCGGCTGGTGCGTGAGCTGAAGGAGGAGGTGGCTCGACTCAAGGACCTGCTGTACGCACAGGGTCTGGGAGACATCATAGAGA ACCTGTGCGATTATAAGAACTTTGTAAATAATCGCCAGGCTGTCGATCAAAGGGGTGATCTCTCCACAGTGACACACGCCATGACAGGAATGAGCCCGTCTCCCTCCATTTCGGCCCTGTCCAGCCGTGCCGGCTCCATCACCAACCTTCATGATCGCATCTTCAGCCCGGCCAGTGAAGAGACCATCGAGAGGCTCAAG GAAACTGAGAAAATCATTGCTGAGCTCAATGAAACCTGGGAGGAGAAGCTGCGTCGTACGGAGGCCATTCGCATGGAGAG AGAGGCCCTGCTGGCTGAGATGGGTGTTGCCATGAGAGAAGACGGAGGCACCTTGGGTGTCTTCTCCCCGAAAAAG ACGCCTCACCTGGTGAACCTGAACGAAGACCCACTGATGTCTGAGTGTCTTCTCTATTACATTAAAGATGGCACTACAAA GGTTGGCCGTGAAAATGCCAAGAGTCGCCAAGACATTGTTCTCAGTGGCCATTTCATCAAAGATGAGCACTGCACATTCAGCAGCACCATAGGCCCTCAGGGAGAAG GATGTGTCATCCTTGAGCCATGCGAGGGATCAGAGACATATGTCAATGGGAAGAGAGTGACCTCACCTATTGTTCTGCGATCAG GGAATCGAATCATAATGGGAAAGAGCCACGTGTTTCGCTTCAACGACCCAGAGCAGGCTCGCCTGGAGCGAGAGAGGACGCCGTGCGCTGAGACGCCCGTGGAACCCGTCGACTGGGCCTTTGCTCAGAGAGAGCTGCTGGAGAAACAAGGCATCGACATGAAGCAGGAGATGGAGCAGAG GCTTCAGGAACTGGAGGATCAGTACCgtaaagaaagagaggaagccaGTAACCTGCTAGAACAGCAGAGACTG GACTATGAAAGTAAACTGGAGGCTCTTCAGAAACAGGTGGACTCTCGGTACCTGGAGTcacctgaggaagaggaggagcctgaaGAGGAAGGTGATGCGGTCaaatcaa TGCCTTGGACAGAGCATGAGACCGAGTTGGCTCTGTGGGCTTTCAGAAAGTGGCGTTTCTATCAGTTCACCTCTCTCAGAGATCTGCTTTGGGGCAATGCCATCTTTCTCAAGGAGGCCAACGCTATAAGCgtggagctgaagaagaag GTTCAGTTCCAGTTTGTCTTGTTGACGGACACTCTCTACTCCCCGTTGCCTCCTGACCTGCTGCCACCCTGTGTGGCCAAGGAGCGAGAAAGCAGACCTTTCCCTCAGACAATAGTGGCTGTGGAGGTGCAGGATCAGAAGAATGGAGCAACGCATTACTGGACTCTAGAGAAACTCAG ACAGAGGCTGGACCTGATGAGAGAAATGTATGACCGTGCTGCAGAACTCCCCAGCAGTGCTGTGGAGGACTGCGACCACGCCCTGACCGGAGGCGACCCCTTCTATGATCGCTTCCCCTGGTTCCGTCTTGTCGGCAG GGCTTTTGTGTACCTGAGTAACTTGCTGTACCCAGTACCACTGGTGCATCGTGTGGCCATTGTCAGTGAGAAAGGGGAAGTGAAAGGCTTCCTCAGAGTTGCTGTGCAGGCCATCTCAG CTGATGAGGAGGCCCCTGATTATGGCTCTGGTGTGAGGCAGTCTGGCACTGCCAAAATCTCCTTTGAAGACAAACATTTTGAGAAG TTCCAGACAGAGACGTGTCCTGGTGTTATGTCGCACTCCAACACCTTGCAGGAGGAGCTGAGAATTGTGGAGGGAGAAGGACAAAATGCTGAGATGGGAATCTCTGTGGACgaagtcaacaacaacacttgtgAAGGcaagaggg CCACACTGGAGTCTCCTAGCAGCCCATCCAAGAGTTTAGGTCTGGGTCTGGATCTTCCTCTGGACCTCTCTCCAGAGAGAGCGCTGACCCACCTGAGGATTGGCAGCACCTTTACCTTCAGAGTCACCGTCTTACAGGCATCCAGCATCTCAGCAGAGTATGCCGACATCTTCTGCCAGTTCAA TTTCATCCACCGTCATGACGAGGCTTTCTCCACGGAACCCCTGAAGAACACAGGCAGAGGACCTCCGCTTGGTTTCTACCACGTACAAAAT ATCACAGTGGAGGTGACCAAGTCTTTTGTGGAGTACATAAAGACTCAGCCAATCGTCTTTGAGGTGTTTGGTCATTATCAGAAACAACCCTTCCCTCCACTCTGCAAAGACCTGATCAG TCCACTGAGACCTTCCAGGAGACAGTTCCCCAGGGTGATGCCCTTATCCAAACCAG TGCCAGCCACAAAGCTCAGCACTTTGACTCGCTCCACTGCGGGACCATGCCACGCCAAATATGACCTCATGGTCTTCTTTGAGATCTGCGAGCTGGAGGCCAACGGGGA CTACATACCTGCTGTTGTTGACCACAGAAGTGGGATGCCCTGTCATGGCACGTACCTCTTACATCAG GGCATTCAGAGGAGGATCACAGTCACCATTGCTcatgaaacaggaaatgacatagAGTGGAAAGAGGTGAAAGAGCTGGTCATTG gTCGCATTCGAAACACACCAGAGGCCGATGAGACCATCATAGACCCCAACATTCTTTCCCTCAACATCCTGTCGTCTGGATACTTCTGGCCTAAGCATGATGACAA AACGTTCTACCGGTTTGAGGCAGCGTGGGACAGTTCCATGCACAACTCTCTGCTCTTGAACAGAGTCACTCCCTACAGGGAGAAGATCTACATCACACTCTCTGCTTATTTGGag ATGGAGAACTGCACACAACCGACAGTGATCACCAAAGATTTTTGCATGGTTTTTTACTCTCGCGACACAAAGCTGCCGGCCTCTCGCTCCATCAGAAATCTCTTCAGCACTGGCTGCCTCCGTCCCTCTGAGAG TAACCGTGTCACAGGAGTTTATGAAGTCACTCTCTGTCACGTGGCAGACAATGGAAGTCCAg GCATGCAGCGCCGCCGCAGGCGTGTGCTGGATACTTCGGTGGCGTACGTCCGAGGAGAGGAGAACCTGGCTGGATGGAGGCCTCGCAGTGACAGTCTCATCCTTGACCACCAGTGGGAGCTGGAGAAACTCAGCTTACTGCAGGAG GTGGAGAAGACCCGACACTACCTGCTGCTGAGGGAGAAGCTGGAGGCGACTCTGCAGGCCGGACAGGAAGTGCTGTATAAAAGCAGTGACATCAGCGACTTCGCAAAGAGTCCCGTCCTCAGCCACAGTCCGAGCAGCAGCCTCACCCCCGAGAGCCCCAACCAGAGGCAGAGGGAGCTGGCGGCCAAG tGTTTGCGTCTGCTGATGCACACCTTCAACAGAGAGTACAGCCAGGTGAGCAGCAGTGCCAGTGAGAGCAAG ctgtCTGAGATGTCTGCATCTTTAAGGAGGGACTCATCATCGTCTGGACTGAGCACGCTTACTCCGTCCTCTACCTGCCCATCACTGGTCGAAGGACACTATGACTTTAG GCATACTGAACCCTGTTCCGAGGCGTCAACTCCAGATCTGGACCCGTACAGCCCAGTGGACAGAAAGAAAGCTCTCAGAGGATACAGCTTTGTACCTGACATACAGGAAATACGTGTCAG CCCCATTGTGTCAAAGAAGGGCTACTTGCATTTCCTTGAGCCCCACACCAGTGGCTGGGTGAAGCGTTACGTGGTGGTGCGCAGGCCCTACGTCTACCTGTACCGcagcgagagagacagtgtgGAGAGAGCCGTCATCAACCTGTCCTCGGCAAAGGTGGAATACAGTGAGGACAAACAAACCTTACTACGG ACTCCCAACACGTTTGCTGTGTGCACTGAACATCGCGGGATCCTGCTGCAGGCTGCCAATGACAAAGAGATGCATGACTGGCTGTATGCTTTCAACCCTCTGTTAGCAGGGACTATCAG GTCAAAGCTCTCTCGGAGAAAGTCGGTGCAGTCGGTTCCGTCTGCTCAGAGGATGTGA